The Gracilimonas sediminicola sequence CGTCAATGGTCCGGTTGTAATGCCCACTCTTCCTTTCAGGTTTTCGATGACTTTTACCTCCACGCCTCCCCGGTATGCCACCGGAAAGCTGACGTCCTTTACCACATCGAAAGCAAATAAGGCTAATTCATTCAGAGCATATGAAAAACCGATAGCCGTTTCACGAGGCAAATCTTCCCTGATACCTTTATAGGAAGCACGATTTATGTTTATTGTTTTGGCGCCAATCCAGAGATTATTGGTAATCTCAGCGGCTACACCGATATCCACCCCAATGGCTCCACCTGAACCATAATCCCCGCCGAATGAAATATGATTATAGTTACCGGCCAACCCGAAGTGCAGCATCTGCCACTCGTTTTTATACCCAATCCTTAGTCTCGTTTCATTGAAAATATTATCTCCATACCGGTGAAAACCCACAGAGGTAACCCCCAATTTTGTTGGCACGCGCGCCAATGCCGACATATCGGTGAGTTCGGAGAAACCATAATTTCGCAGCCCATAAAATCCAATGGCAATATCTTCGTTAGCGGAGAGGGCAGGATTTGAGAACAGGGACCAGTCGTAACCGGGAAGTGCCGTAGTGGCTTGTCCCATTCCTAACCCACGGGCCCCCATCGAAAGCTGGGCGAAGGCAGGCATGGAAATCAACCCCAGAATAATTCCCAAAGAAAATTTATTTAGAACGTGTCGTATTCGTATCATTAGAACCCCAAATGTCGACAAATAAATATGATCTCTCTCAGTAACTCTATCTTTAAAATAATAAAGCCCCTTATTTTTTGTGGGATATTTTTTCTGATCTCTCCTTTTACCTCAAAGGGGCAGGAATTTGATTGTACAGTTACCGTAAATATTGATCAGCTTGAAGGGTCATCATTCAATTATTTGGAGAACCTGAAACCCACTCTTGAAAATTACATTAACGAGTACCAATGGACGGAGCAGGACTTTGCCGAGGAAGAACGTATTGACTGCCAGATCCAGGTAGCCATCAACAGTGGAACCTCCGATTACACCTTTTCTGCAGAAGTGGTATTCCAGGTTCAGCGCCCTATCTACAATACCACGGCCAAAACAACTACGGTTCTGCTCAGTGATAATGCCTGGCAGTTTTCCTACCCGGAAGGAAAGAGCCTCATTCATGATGAGCTCCAGTTTGATGCACTCACCGGTTTCATCGATTTCTATTGCTATACCATGCTTGGGTATGATTTTGACACTTTTTCCGAACACGGAGGCGATCCCTACTTTGGGAAAGCACAGAATATTTTAAACCTTGCAGAAAGCACGTCTGCCATTGGGTGGACGCGCAGCACTAACAACCGGCGAAACAGAAATACCATGATCACTGATCTGGTTTCATCGAACTACCGGCCATTGCGAACGGCCTACTATCGGTACCACCGCCTTGGGCTCGACCAGTTTGTAACCGATCCGGAAATCGCCCGTGAGGAGATTTTAAGTGCCCTGAAAACCATTCAGGAGACCAAACGAAGATCAACCAGCAACTTCCTTTTTGATATCTTCTTTGATGCCAAAGCCCGGGAAATTGCCGCTGTATTTGATGAAGCCGAAACCGATGTGCGGTTGGAAGCTTATGATGTTTTACAGGATACGGATAAGGGACATTTATCTGAATACGAAAGCTTGCAGAACTAAAATATTTATCTGCTGGTTTTGTATATTAGCCGCCCAAAAAAGCGGTTCCATAACTGAATTTATTAAGACGAAAAATTATAGCGAATGAAATTTTACGTATGTATTAAAATGGTGCCTGATGTTAACGCACCTCTTCAAATAAAAGACGGACAATTAATTCAGGATGCTGACCGGATGATTCTCAATGCCTACGATGCTTCCGCAGTTGAAGAAGCCCTCGTGCTAAAAGAGAAACACGGCGGTGAAGTTGAAGTTGTATGCATCGGTTCGGCCAAAGCTTCGGAGACCATTCGTAAGGCGCTGGCCATGGGTGCAGACAAAGCCACCCACATTCAAACATCCGGTGATGAGCAGTACGATTCCGGATCTTACGCCCGCATTCTTGCTAAATTTTTCGAGGATAAAGAATACGATGTACTTTCTCTGGGTAAGCAATCTCAGGATACCGACTCCGGCTTAACCGGTAGTATGGTAGCTGAACTTCTGGAGCTTCCTTATGCTACAAACGCGGTTGGACTTGAAGCCCAAGAAGGCAAACTCATCGTAAAACGACAGGGCGATTCCGGGCAGGAGATGATTGAACTGCCTACTCCATGCGCTGTTACCTGCTCTAATGATATGAATGAGCCGCGCATCCCCAACCTGAAAGGAATTATGGCATCCAAGCGTAAGCCGGTTGAACAAATCGAGCTTTCTGCTTTAGGATTAAGTGAAGACCAACTGACACCCAACACTTCTGTAAAAGGGTATGAAGAAAAACCCGGACGCGAGCCCGGCAAGAAATTTGAGGGTGAACCGGATGAGATTGCCCGCGAAGTAGCACAGCTTCTGGATACCGAAGCAAACGTACTTTAAAACATCTCAGCTTAAGCCAAAACTGAATTCAAGCAAAAGAAATTAACCAAACTCATGAGCACAATTCTCACACACATTGCCATCTCAGACGGTAAAATCAAGCGTTCTTCCCTGGAAGTTTTATCTCATTGCAAAAAATTAGCCGAGTCCGGTGGCCACTCTGTAGAAGCTGTAATAATCGATGAAAAAGCTTCTTCCTTTGTTGACGGAGTAAAAAAATACGGGGCTTCTAAAATCTATACCGTTGAAGATCCCATTTTCAAAAATCACATGAACACCCCATTACTGAAGGCTTTGGCTAAAGTGATGGAAACTGCCAATCCATATGTATTTGCATTCGCATCCACAGAAGGTACCAAAGATATTTTAGGTGCTTTGGCTGCCAACCAGGATGCA is a genomic window containing:
- a CDS encoding electron transfer flavoprotein subunit beta/FixA family protein, producing MKFYVCIKMVPDVNAPLQIKDGQLIQDADRMILNAYDASAVEEALVLKEKHGGEVEVVCIGSAKASETIRKALAMGADKATHIQTSGDEQYDSGSYARILAKFFEDKEYDVLSLGKQSQDTDSGLTGSMVAELLELPYATNAVGLEAQEGKLIVKRQGDSGQEMIELPTPCAVTCSNDMNEPRIPNLKGIMASKRKPVEQIELSALGLSEDQLTPNTSVKGYEEKPGREPGKKFEGEPDEIAREVAQLLDTEANVL
- a CDS encoding DUF4835 family protein, whose protein sequence is MISLSNSIFKIIKPLIFCGIFFLISPFTSKGQEFDCTVTVNIDQLEGSSFNYLENLKPTLENYINEYQWTEQDFAEEERIDCQIQVAINSGTSDYTFSAEVVFQVQRPIYNTTAKTTTVLLSDNAWQFSYPEGKSLIHDELQFDALTGFIDFYCYTMLGYDFDTFSEHGGDPYFGKAQNILNLAESTSAIGWTRSTNNRRNRNTMITDLVSSNYRPLRTAYYRYHRLGLDQFVTDPEIAREEILSALKTIQETKRRSTSNFLFDIFFDAKAREIAAVFDEAETDVRLEAYDVLQDTDKGHLSEYESLQN